The Prosthecobacter algae genome includes a window with the following:
- a CDS encoding pyridoxal phosphate-dependent aminotransferase, translating to MDYNSKISTQIRELPRSGIRDFFELVIGRSDVISLGVGEPDKPTPWPIREAAIRSLEKGQTSYTSNLGLESLRIAISGYVENQFRTSYDPKKEILVTVGVSEALDIAFRAMLNPGDEVIYHEPCYVSYSPSIKMAYGVPVVVETREENKFALMAADVEKAITPKTKVIALNFPTNPTGGVMPPEELEKIAALAVKHDLLVFTDEIYCELLYDNQQHKSIVEYPGMRERTVLLHGFSKAFAMTGWRLGYACAPAPLIEAMMKVHQYCMLCAPILSQVAGIEALKMGASAYEDMRQSYEQRRNVIVSRLNGMGLHCFNPGGAFYVFPEIRSTGLTSKEFAIGLLEKKSVAVVPGTAFGAAGEGFVRCCYATAPELIVKAMDLMEEFVNEVRK from the coding sequence ATGGATTACAACAGCAAAATTTCGACCCAGATCCGCGAACTCCCGCGCTCTGGCATCCGGGACTTTTTCGAGCTGGTCATCGGCCGCAGCGATGTGATTTCGCTGGGTGTCGGTGAGCCGGACAAACCCACCCCCTGGCCCATCCGCGAAGCAGCCATCCGCTCGCTGGAAAAGGGACAGACCAGCTACACCTCCAACCTCGGGCTGGAATCCCTGCGCATCGCCATCAGCGGTTACGTGGAGAACCAGTTCCGCACGAGCTACGATCCCAAAAAAGAGATCCTGGTCACCGTCGGCGTCTCCGAAGCCCTCGACATCGCCTTCCGCGCGATGCTGAACCCCGGCGACGAAGTCATCTATCACGAGCCTTGCTACGTCTCCTACTCCCCCAGCATCAAGATGGCCTACGGCGTGCCCGTGGTCGTCGAGACGCGGGAGGAAAACAAATTCGCCCTCATGGCGGCGGATGTGGAGAAAGCCATCACGCCGAAGACCAAGGTCATTGCCCTGAACTTTCCCACCAACCCCACCGGCGGCGTCATGCCGCCCGAGGAGCTGGAGAAGATCGCCGCCCTGGCCGTGAAGCATGATTTGTTAGTCTTCACCGACGAGATCTACTGCGAGCTACTCTACGACAACCAGCAGCACAAGAGCATTGTCGAGTATCCCGGCATGCGCGAGCGCACTGTGCTCCTGCACGGCTTCAGCAAGGCCTTTGCCATGACGGGCTGGCGTCTCGGTTATGCCTGCGCCCCCGCCCCGCTCATCGAGGCCATGATGAAGGTGCACCAGTACTGCATGCTCTGCGCCCCCATCCTCAGCCAGGTGGCCGGCATCGAAGCCCTGAAAATGGGTGCCAGTGCCTATGAAGACATGCGTCAAAGCTACGAGCAGCGCCGCAATGTCATCGTTAGCCGCCTCAATGGCATGGGCCTGCACTGCTTCAATCCCGGCGGGGCGTTCTACGTCTTCCCGGAGATCCGCAGCACCGGCCTCACCAGCAAGGAATTCGCCATCGGCCTGCTCGAGAAAAAGAGCGTCGCCGTCGTCCCCGGCACCGCCTTTGGCGCCGCCGGTGAAGGCTTCGTCCGCTGCTGCTACGCCACCGCCCCAGAGCTCATCGTCAAAGCCATGGACCTCATGGAAGAGTTCGTGAACGAGGTGCGGAAGTAG
- a CDS encoding arsenate reductase family protein, with product MLKVYAYQGCSTCKNALKWLKAQGIAHQEIAIRETPPTVPELRSMLAAKGDDLRPLFNTSGQDYRALGMKDKLPTLSTDEALSMLAENGNLVKRPFALDETAGVYLVGFKEAEWGMALKT from the coding sequence ATGCTGAAAGTCTATGCCTATCAGGGCTGCTCCACCTGCAAGAATGCCCTCAAGTGGCTGAAGGCCCAGGGCATCGCCCATCAGGAAATCGCCATCCGCGAGACCCCGCCGACGGTGCCCGAACTGCGCTCCATGCTCGCCGCCAAAGGCGATGACCTCCGCCCCCTTTTCAACACCTCCGGCCAGGACTACCGCGCCCTCGGCATGAAGGACAAACTGCCCACCCTGTCCACGGACGAAGCCCTCTCCATGCTCGCGGAGAACGGCAATCTCGTGAAACGCCCCTTCGCGCTGGATGAGACGGCGGGTGTGTATTTGGTCGGTTTTAAGGAGGCGGAGTGGGGGATGGCGTTGAAGACATAA
- a CDS encoding glycosyltransferase family 2 protein: MPYPLSIAIISKNEEANLRRCLASAVGLAEEIVIVDSGSTDGTAAVAAEFGARFAHQEWLGFSAQKNLCNSFCTQPWILALDCDEELSPELLASIRAFFDQGDAGRFDAAWMARRVWFLGRWIRHGDWYPDKKVRLFRRDKGRWEGHANSQVHERLVVDGPHTTLKGDLYHYSFTDMAHYLDKHVVYTDVFADHEKASGRGWSVVAVAFRPWWRFVRAYIFRRGFLDGFPGFWIAVATAFFTFMRYSRAYEAKVSRKARDQKVC; encoded by the coding sequence ATGCCGTACCCGCTTTCCATCGCCATCATCTCCAAAAATGAGGAGGCCAATCTGCGCCGCTGCCTGGCCAGTGCGGTGGGGCTGGCGGAGGAGATCGTGATCGTGGACAGTGGCAGTACCGATGGCACAGCCGCCGTGGCGGCGGAGTTTGGCGCACGCTTTGCCCACCAGGAGTGGCTGGGTTTTTCCGCGCAAAAAAACCTGTGCAACAGCTTCTGCACCCAGCCCTGGATCCTGGCCCTGGACTGTGATGAAGAGCTGTCGCCCGAGCTGCTGGCCTCCATCCGAGCCTTTTTTGACCAGGGAGATGCTGGTCGTTTTGACGCGGCCTGGATGGCGCGGCGGGTTTGGTTCCTGGGCCGCTGGATCCGCCATGGCGACTGGTACCCGGACAAAAAAGTGCGCCTCTTTCGCCGCGACAAAGGCCGCTGGGAAGGCCACGCCAATAGCCAGGTGCATGAGCGCCTGGTGGTGGATGGCCCCCACACCACGCTGAAGGGGGATCTCTACCACTACTCCTTCACCGATATGGCACACTACCTGGACAAACATGTGGTTTACACGGATGTCTTTGCCGATCATGAAAAGGCCTCTGGCCGCGGCTGGTCCGTGGTGGCCGTGGCCTTCCGGCCCTGGTGGCGCTTTGTCCGCGCTTACATTTTTCGGCGCGGGTTTCTGGATGGGTTTCCTGGATTTTGGATCGCGGTGGCCACGGCTTTTTTCACCTTCATGCGCTACAGCCGGGCCTATGAGGCGAAGGTGAGCCGCAAGGCGAGAGATCAGAAAGTCTGTTAA
- a CDS encoding alpha/beta hydrolase family protein: MKRPFLCFLALVVSSFLPQAAKADAPPPPNPALDAGDKWPAKRKQLEAEWLKILGPFPTTKPPLDAQILSTEILPASATDPNYPVQAGDITRYKVKFRSEVDDCGGSQSDIWIYGWLLVPESATDAYEKKGLKAPVVICLHSTTYGAGKSSPAGVAGRFASEPKTGFVGRPDLVGQDPRYNNGLPDPNDPEAMQAYLAGGRASGLLLARQGYVTLSIDLVGDGDRIEPGQRPLDTRQFYKRYPDIMADDAWSIIGKCIWDVMRSVDYLESLPYVNPQGIGCTGWSYGGHITLFAAAFDPRIAAAVPNGGVMDWDRPKYPPDYKGKPKPNAWCRQPSTLEPWTP; encoded by the coding sequence ATGAAAAGGCCTTTCCTCTGCTTTCTCGCTCTCGTGGTGAGTTCATTCCTCCCGCAGGCCGCAAAAGCGGATGCGCCACCGCCGCCGAACCCCGCGCTGGATGCCGGGGATAAATGGCCCGCCAAAAGGAAACAGCTGGAGGCGGAATGGCTGAAAATCCTGGGTCCCTTTCCCACCACCAAACCGCCGCTGGACGCGCAAATCCTCTCCACGGAAATCCTTCCTGCTTCAGCGACTGATCCCAATTATCCGGTGCAGGCCGGGGACATCACGCGCTACAAAGTGAAGTTCCGCTCGGAAGTGGACGATTGTGGTGGATCGCAGTCGGACATCTGGATTTACGGCTGGCTGCTGGTGCCGGAGAGCGCGACGGACGCCTATGAGAAAAAGGGCCTCAAGGCACCTGTCGTCATCTGCTTGCACAGCACCACCTATGGCGCGGGGAAAAGCAGCCCTGCGGGTGTGGCGGGACGTTTTGCCTCCGAACCGAAAACCGGCTTTGTCGGTCGGCCCGATTTGGTGGGTCAGGACCCACGGTATAACAATGGCCTGCCCGATCCGAATGACCCTGAGGCCATGCAGGCTTACCTTGCCGGAGGGCGCGCCTCGGGCTTGCTGCTTGCCCGGCAGGGCTATGTCACCCTGAGCATTGACCTGGTGGGCGATGGCGACCGCATCGAGCCCGGACAACGTCCGCTGGACACCCGGCAGTTTTACAAGCGCTACCCGGACATCATGGCCGACGATGCCTGGTCCATCATCGGCAAGTGCATCTGGGATGTGATGCGGTCGGTGGACTACCTGGAGTCCCTGCCCTATGTGAACCCCCAGGGCATCGGCTGCACGGGCTGGTCCTATGGTGGGCACATCACACTTTTCGCCGCCGCGTTTGACCCGCGAATCGCCGCTGCCGTGCCGAATGGCGGGGTGATGGACTGGGACCGCCCGAAGTATCCACCGGACTACAAGGGCAAACCCAAGCCCAACGCTTGGTGCCGCCAGCCTTCCACCCTCGAACCCTGGACACCCTAG
- a CDS encoding Lrp/AsnC family transcriptional regulator, which yields MDPLIQLLQINSNRSTSELAQILGLTEDEVVRRMRAAEADKTILGYNAVVDKHKAGHRGVTALIEVRITPEREGGFDRLAKRIAKFDQVRECFLMSGGYDLAVLVEGKDLLDVANFVAEKLSTLGGVLSTATHFQLKAYKQSGFLANSGDDEERLPVSP from the coding sequence ATGGATCCCCTGATTCAACTCCTCCAAATCAATTCAAACCGCTCCACCAGCGAGCTGGCCCAAATTCTGGGCCTCACTGAAGACGAAGTCGTGCGCAGGATGCGAGCGGCCGAGGCGGACAAGACGATCCTGGGTTACAACGCGGTTGTGGACAAACACAAGGCTGGCCATCGCGGCGTCACGGCTCTGATCGAGGTGCGCATCACCCCCGAGCGCGAAGGCGGCTTTGACCGTCTGGCGAAGCGCATTGCCAAATTCGACCAGGTGCGTGAGTGCTTCCTCATGAGCGGCGGCTATGACCTCGCCGTGCTCGTTGAGGGCAAGGACCTCCTCGATGTGGCGAACTTTGTGGCGGAAAAACTGAGCACCCTCGGCGGTGTGCTCTCCACGGCCACCCACTTCCAGTTGAAGGCCTACAAGCAGTCCGGATTCCTCGCGAATTCCGGGGACGACGAAGAACGTCTGCCCGTCAGTCCATGA
- a CDS encoding alpha/beta hydrolase → MLSWRSGFPERFFVTVLLLKHLLCGPPIPPSGVLSRHILCFCAPLLLLASCIGPPKAPRVREPAWTWPGLTERRVSVNLERAAEAWDAMQDPRASRQEKQQAEAAYERALGFMLKDWARGELPRDWETGTVFEGKKGSYAVNLQPGPGNPLEVSPASLDRLILADRVRISRDCEPVIEPGLGVPVVGQVLHSEELAAKYPMMPLNGAQLTLTAVLEFDPPQADQPRACHLHFYNPLRQPKATVAGRSTTLAANYTASKELALNDGFLRRFSLTGLLFPDKVLDDAELYRLEIYDPNRIPVVFVHGLMSDPHIWYNTINAIYSDPELRAHYQPWYFLYPSGMAVPATSWQLRQSLEQARARLDPEGDDPGMNRMVMVGHSMGGLLSRMQTIDSGDGLWNAYFNCEAEKLMVSKSTLQRLKETLRFEKQPYIKRLIFIAVPHKGSSMADRGIVSRLSTLIRLPTDSMVLAKEIVTGNIDSLTPQMRDWGTFGFVSLGTLSPRHPYLKALNAQPIPVPHHSIVGQFGKGPLEDSSDRVVPYTSSHLATGTEVVVPYWHGCVEKPEVIAEVKRRLKQHLRESGKL, encoded by the coding sequence ATGCTTTCCTGGCGCTCCGGTTTTCCGGAGCGCTTTTTTGTTACAGTCCTGCTTCTAAAGCACTTGCTCTGCGGGCCGCCCATCCCACCATCCGGGGTGCTCTCCCGCCACATTCTCTGTTTCTGTGCTCCTCTATTGCTCCTCGCTAGCTGCATCGGCCCGCCCAAGGCCCCGCGGGTGCGCGAGCCCGCATGGACCTGGCCCGGCCTGACGGAGCGGCGCGTGAGCGTGAATCTGGAGCGTGCGGCGGAGGCCTGGGATGCGATGCAAGATCCACGTGCCAGCCGCCAGGAAAAGCAGCAGGCCGAGGCCGCCTATGAGCGTGCGCTGGGCTTCATGCTGAAGGACTGGGCGCGCGGGGAACTGCCGCGTGATTGGGAAACCGGAACCGTTTTTGAAGGCAAGAAAGGCAGCTATGCGGTGAACCTGCAGCCGGGACCTGGAAATCCCCTGGAGGTGTCGCCCGCGAGCCTAGACCGCCTCATCCTGGCGGATAGGGTGCGCATCTCACGGGATTGTGAACCGGTCATCGAGCCTGGGCTGGGCGTGCCTGTTGTCGGGCAGGTGCTGCATTCGGAAGAACTGGCCGCGAAGTACCCGATGATGCCGCTGAACGGCGCGCAACTGACGCTGACGGCGGTGCTGGAATTTGACCCGCCCCAGGCCGACCAGCCGCGTGCCTGCCACCTGCATTTTTACAATCCTCTGCGCCAGCCCAAAGCGACCGTGGCCGGGCGCAGCACCACGCTGGCGGCGAACTACACGGCCTCGAAGGAGCTGGCGCTCAACGATGGTTTCCTACGCCGTTTTTCCCTCACCGGCCTGCTGTTTCCAGACAAGGTGCTGGACGATGCCGAGCTTTATCGCCTGGAGATTTATGATCCCAACCGCATCCCCGTGGTCTTCGTGCATGGGCTGATGTCAGACCCCCACATCTGGTACAACACGATCAACGCCATCTACTCCGATCCTGAACTGCGGGCGCACTACCAGCCCTGGTACTTCCTTTACCCCTCCGGCATGGCCGTGCCCGCCACCTCCTGGCAGCTCCGTCAATCGCTGGAACAGGCCCGCGCGAGGCTGGACCCGGAGGGCGATGACCCTGGCATGAACCGCATGGTCATGGTGGGCCACAGCATGGGCGGCCTGCTCAGCCGGATGCAGACCATCGACAGCGGCGATGGCCTGTGGAACGCCTACTTCAACTGCGAGGCGGAAAAGCTCATGGTTTCCAAGTCCACCCTGCAACGGCTGAAGGAAACGCTGCGCTTTGAAAAGCAGCCTTACATCAAGCGGCTCATCTTCATCGCCGTGCCGCATAAGGGCAGCTCCATGGCAGATCGCGGCATCGTCTCGCGCCTCTCCACCCTCATTCGTCTGCCCACAGATTCCATGGTGCTGGCGAAGGAGATCGTCACCGGGAACATAGATTCCCTCACCCCGCAGATGCGGGACTGGGGCACCTTTGGGTTCGTCAGCCTGGGCACGCTGTCGCCCCGGCACCCTTATTTGAAGGCGCTGAACGCACAGCCCATTCCGGTGCCGCATCACAGCATCGTCGGCCAGTTTGGCAAAGGCCCGCTGGAGGACAGCAGCGATCGAGTCGTACCCTACACGAGTTCCCACCTCGCCACCGGGACCGAGGTGGTGGTGCCCTACTGGCATGGCTGCGTGGAAAAACCCGAGGTCATCGCCGAGGTGAAACGCCGCCTGAAACAGCACCTGCGCGAAAGCGGCAAGCTGTGA
- a CDS encoding DUF1080 domain-containing protein, with protein MKARFLIPAFAALAFAVSAAEPVQIFNGKDLTGWEGNKDLWSVQEGTITGITPPDPADPTKGIIKHNTFLVWKGGTVGDFELTFKYRIEKGNSGVQYRSKELAAGAFGPVLSGYQADFEAGKKYSGILYEEKGRGILALRGEKTVIKPAADGGKKTVVEKAGTVGDSEAIQASIKSEDWNEYKIVAKGNHVQHFINGQQTIDVTDEDAANAPKEGLLGLQIHQGPPMKVQFKDFNLVPLK; from the coding sequence ATGAAAGCACGTTTCCTCATTCCTGCCTTTGCCGCGCTGGCCTTCGCCGTCTCCGCTGCTGAACCTGTCCAGATTTTTAATGGCAAAGACCTCACGGGCTGGGAGGGGAACAAGGACCTCTGGAGTGTGCAGGAGGGGACCATCACGGGCATCACGCCACCGGACCCGGCGGACCCGACCAAGGGCATCATCAAGCACAACACCTTCCTCGTCTGGAAAGGCGGCACGGTGGGAGACTTTGAGCTAACCTTCAAATATCGCATCGAGAAGGGCAATTCCGGCGTGCAGTATCGCAGCAAGGAACTCGCCGCCGGTGCCTTTGGCCCGGTGCTCAGCGGTTACCAGGCCGACTTTGAAGCGGGCAAGAAATACAGCGGCATCCTCTATGAGGAAAAGGGCCGTGGCATCCTGGCCCTGCGCGGGGAAAAGACGGTGATCAAGCCGGCGGCTGACGGTGGCAAAAAGACCGTGGTCGAAAAAGCCGGCACGGTGGGCGATAGCGAGGCGATCCAGGCCAGCATCAAAAGCGAAGACTGGAACGAGTACAAAATCGTCGCCAAGGGCAACCACGTGCAGCATTTCATCAATGGTCAGCAGACCATCGACGTGACGGATGAAGACGCCGCCAATGCACCGAAGGAAGGCCTGCTGGGTCTGCAGATCCACCAGGGTCCGCCGATGAAGGTGCAGTTCAAGGATTTCAACCTGGTCCCCCTGAAGTAG
- a CDS encoding immunity 53 family protein, whose amino-acid sequence MTLETLQSWYAAHCNGDWEHSYGVQITTLDNPGWLVTIDLTGTDLEHLTCSHNEDRSESDWMTCSVENKKFTGCGDVNSLRRILDFFGSLIAGKNRPTQPSPGL is encoded by the coding sequence ATGACCCTCGAAACCTTGCAATCCTGGTATGCGGCCCATTGTAACGGAGACTGGGAACATTCATACGGAGTCCAGATCACCACTCTCGATAACCCCGGCTGGCTGGTTACCATAGACCTTACAGGCACAGATCTTGAGCACCTGACCTGTAGCCACAACGAGGACCGTTCCGAATCGGATTGGATGACCTGCAGTGTCGAGAACAAAAAGTTTACAGGATGTGGTGACGTGAATTCTTTGCGCCGGATTCTGGATTTTTTTGGCAGCCTTATCGCCGGAAAGAACCGCCCAACTCAACCGAGTCCCGGACTATGA